A genomic segment from Glycine soja cultivar W05 chromosome 20, ASM419377v2, whole genome shotgun sequence encodes:
- the LOC114402978 gene encoding trihelix transcription factor GT-2-like, translated as MELIGDTTTVMETSSGEAVAAHDGGEVIMMDANSGEEENNNKGKEGEEEEEEEGDNKINSNNNSLCGGNRWPRQETLALLKIRSDMDAVFRDSSLKGPLWEEVARKLSELGYHRSAKKCKEKFENVYKYHKRTKESRSGKHEGKTYKFFDQLQALENQFTVSYSPKPQPTLATTTNIITLPPPTRPSDTTAISYVTTTVPSTNPTIISPSPQPPTHATTTTTITSPTVATNPKNPPQSNNNSNIPNYSLLNMNNLFSTTSTSSSTASDEDLEEKYRKKRKWKDYFRRLTRQVLAKQEEMQKRFLEAIDNREREQVAQQEAWRIQEMARINREHELLVQERSTAAAKNAAVIAFLQQLSGQHQNSTTTKAGANFLQQPLPQQVQPPRQQAPQPLMMSNNNNIEIQKMNNGHSVVAAATPTTVVAATAIATTAVTTTPSSLSSLSSSRWPKTEVHALIRLRTSLEAKYQENGPKAPFWEDISAGMLRLGYNRSAKRCKEKWENINKYFKKVKESNKQRREDSKTCPYFHELEALYKEKSKTTQNPFGASFHNMKPHEMMEPLMVQPEQQWRPPTQYEQGAAKENNNSERKEREEEEEEEDDDENEEGDLESVEDEGGNRYEIATNKLSSVDTVE; from the exons ATGGAGCTAATTGGAGACACTACCACAGTCATGGAAACGTCGTCCGGTGAGGCTGTGGCGGCGCATGACGGTGGCGAGGTGATTATGATGGATGCAAATTCCGGTGAAGAAGAGAATAATAATAAGggaaaagaaggagaagaagaagaagaagaagaaggtgacAATAAGATCAACAGTAACAACAACTCATTATGCGGTGGAAACAGATGGCCCCGCCAAGAAACTTTGGCTCTCTTGAAGATAAGGTCCGATATGGATGCTGTGTTTCGAGATTCAAGTCTTAAGGGTCCACTCTGGGAAGAAGTTGCAAg GAAACTATCAGAACTGGGTTACCACCGAAGCGCAAAGAAGTGCAAGGAGAAATTCGAGAATGTATACAAGTACCACAAAAGAACCAAAGAGAGCAGAAGTGGGAAACACGAGGGAAAAACCTACAAGTTTTTTGATCAATTACAAGCCCTCGAGAACCAATTCACAGTCTCTTACTCTCCAAAACCACAACCCACTttggcaacaacaacaaacataataacattACCACCCCCAACAAGGCCTAGTGACACAACAGCAATCTCTTATGTCACCACCACTGTTCCATCCACAAACCCTACAATCATATCTCCTTCACCACAACCACCAACCCATGCCACCACCACAACTACCATCACTTCTCCAACAGTAGCAACCAACCCTAAAAACCCTCCACaatccaacaacaacagcaacatcCCCAATTACTCTTTGCTCAACATGAACAACCTCTTCTCCACCACTTCAACCTCTTCGTCCACGGCCTCGGATGAGGACTTGGAAGAGAAGTACCGTAAGAAGAGAAAGTGGAAGGACTACTTCAGGAGGCTCACGAGGCAAGTCTTGGCCAAGCAAGAGGAAATGCAGAAGAGGTTCCTCGAAGCCATTGACAATAGGGAGAGAGAACAAGTGGCGCAACAAGAGGCTTGGAGGATCCAAGAAATGGCAAGGATCAATAGAGAACACGAACTTCTTGTCCAAGAAAGATCAACCGCAGCAGCAAAAAATGCAGCAGTTATTGCTTTTTTGCAACAGTTATCTGGTCAACACCAAAATTCCACCACAACAAAAGCTGGTGCCAATTTCCTTCAACAACCACTTCCACAACAAGTACAACCACCACGACAACAAGCTCCACAACCACTGATGATGTCAAATAATAACAACATTGAAATTCAGAAAATGAATAATGGTCACagtgttgttgctgctgctactCCTACTACTGTCGTTGCTGCTACTGCTATTGCTACTACAGCTGTTACTACTACTCCTTCTTCATTGAGCTCTTTATCTTCTTCTAGGTGGCCAAAGACAGAAGTTCATGCTTTGATAAGATTGAGGACGAGTCTTGAAGCAAAGTACCAAGAAAATGGGCCAAAGGCTCCATTCTGGGAGGATATATCAGCAGGAATGCTGAGACTAGGGTACAACAGAAGTGCCAAGAGGTGCAAAGAGAAATGGGAGAACATCAACAAGTACTTCAAGAAGGTCAAAGAGAGCAACAAGCAAAGGCGCGAGGATAGTAAGACATGTCCTTATTTTCATGAACTTGAAGCTCTATACAAAGAAAAGAGCAAGACTACTCAGAACCCCTTTGGCGCTTCGTTCCACAACATGAAGCCACATGAGATGATGGAGCCATTGATGGTGCAACCGGAGCAGCAATGGAGACCTCCTACTCAATATGAACAAGGTGCAGCCAAGGAGAACAATAatagtgaaagaaaagaaagagaggaggaggaagaagaagaagatgatgatgaaaatgaAGAGGGAGATCTAGAGAGtgtggaagatgaaggaggTAACCGTTATGAGATTGCGACAAATAAACTTTCTTCAGTGGACACCGTTGAATGA